The stretch of DNA GCCATCATAACTTCCGGGGAACTTGAAGACAATCCACTTGTACCGTGATGTTCCGCAAACCAATAACGTTTGAAGCCTAATTGTTCAGCATATTTTACTTGCGCTATCGTATCCCTCGCCACATCCTCTGCCGACTTCCCCGTGGGGGTTGCCATTTGATCTAGAATACTGATTTGTATATCTTTCACTTCATGTTCACTCCTCTGACGCTCCCAATCACTCCTCTGTCCCTCCAGAGCCCGTGTCTCTTTAGATGTAGCTTAATATCAGTGGTAGAGCTAACAAACTCCCCCCGACCAACAGCATAATAAAGATACTAGCAAATTTTTTTCCATGATGCCACAGCATTCTGGCATAGCGGTACGTATAGTAAATGGCATACACTGCGAGCGCATAATTAAAAATAGGTAATGACGTCATCTCATTGACCTCCCTGACTCGGGCTAAGTTGTTTACCAAACCTCATCAGCTCAACATCAAAATTAACATTGACATCGTATTGAGGAAAATGATCCTCCCAACTGTAGTTCATATAACCTTCCCAAGTTTTAAATTTCTGTCTTACGATCCTCGTCCATTCAAATGCATCGGCTTGGAAATCCTCTTGTGTCTTCTTTACGATCTGCTTCGCACTTTCGTTCAATTGGTTTTCTATCGCTCTAATCAGAAGGTTTTTGTTCTCTATATTGTTGACATAATCGATCTGACTAGGAACCGCAAGCAATTCAATGTTAACCGGTACAGTGACATTGATCACTTCTTGATCCAATTGTATGTCAATGATTGTAGGCTCCTTCTTCATCAACCTCGTAACGATATGATATTTTTTATTCTTTGGGTCATTAAAATCTGATAGTAGGTTGTCCGCTTTTGTATCGGGCCTTAATAATAAGCTTAATCTTGTTTCAATGCCTGTCAGCTTGCTGACCATCTTGCCATTCTTAAAAACGGCTGAGCCTAATATCTGCACAGGGTTGCTCCCGTATTTTGATAACTCCCCTGCTGCCAGATCATCCGCTTGGTCTACGGGCTTAGGTTCAAACTGACTCGCTGTGGCATATACAGCAAGAAAAAGGGAGGGATTTTCACCTAAGCTATCAAAATAACGATATAAAGTCGCCTGGGGTAGTAATCCTGTATCCATATAACGGCTGACCATTAACTCATAGAATTTATGCGGACGACGCTCTAATTCAGGATTATTTTCGCGGATGAAAGTTGCCGCTCGTTCCCTAGAAACGATCATATTGATGTTGCGTCGGATTTGTCTGTCCCGTAATGTGGCTTGTACGATAGACGTAAACGCTTCCGAACGGGCCAGCTCTTCACTAATGACAATGGTCTTTAAGTGAGACAAGCGGACATCCTTCATAATCGCCGTGTTGACCAAATCTTTGGCCGAAAGTAAGTCTGGTGCGTTAAGGGTGATAATCTCACTCGGTTCATTAGGTTTTCCTTGCGTCAGCACTGAAGATACTTCACGCGGGTTGGCAATCTCATATGTGACATCAATACTGTCTCCTTCCCCTTTGTCCAGACCTACCGTGACCGGAAAGGCGTTTTGTTCAATTTCGGCTTTATCCCAGCACCCCGTTAAACTAAACAGCATGACAACGGTTAAGATAACACTCTTTTTCATACTGCATGTCTTCCTTTCATCTTAGAAAGTAGCCATAAACCAAAAGGTAATAAAAGGATCATCAACCAATTGAGCTGATATAATAGGCTATCACGTAATATATAAATTATCTCTAGCACAGATTCGGGGAGAATGCCTATGAATACGAAAATCACCGCCAGGGGAAACACCATCGGTCTCATATCATCCAACTTCAGTGTCTTAGCAAAAATGTAGACGGTGGTGTACAAGTAAATGGCTAATCGCACGATAAAAGCGATGGCCCAAAACCCGATAAAAAGCGCTTCCATATTAGTAAAGATAGGCCCCAAATCAACGACCCTTGTCAACTGCTGAAAGGGATAAGGGATCGTCTCTACAGAAGGATAATTGTACATGGCCACATATACAGCTAAGTAGAAGACAAGCTCTACGAGAACGACGCCTAAACCAATCAATGTGGCTTGCTTATATTGACCGACCTTTCGTACAAAAGGCAGAAAAATAGCTAAAATTAATACTTCACCAAACAAAAAACTATAACGAATCCCCCCTTCTGTTATCTCACCCACTCCCATCCCTTGCCAGGGAAAGAGATGATCCCAGCGTAGATCTTGCCATATAAATAAAATGAGCACCACAAACGCGAGTGTCATATACGGGACCACTAGCCATGCTGTCCGTGCCACACTTTCAAACCCACGAGTAGCGACAAACCATATACAAACAAAAACGATCAAAAAGACGACGTTAATGGGCGTAGTCGGAAAATACATTGAATTGAGGATATTAACGAAACTCCGACTATAGAGGACGGTGGTCACAAACATGAAAGTAAACAGAAGAAAACTAATGACAAACCCCATATACTGACCTGTTAGCTTGAAGACTAAATCAAAAACATCTACGCTTTCGGAAGCGATCAAAAGTCTAAATAAGCAGAGAAAAGATAAGAAGACCACAATAACTGATACGATTGGAATCAACCATGTCGCCGTAGCTCCTAAGGGAAACATTGCTACAGGCGTCATGTCTGCCACTTTAAGACCAATAGTGATAAGGATCAGTGCACAAAACTCACGTACCCCAACAATATCTTCTTGATGTCTCATCGTCTTGATCCTCCCTTCTGATGACGTACTGGATCTTGAGGGTGAATATTAAACGGTCTGAGCCACTGCTTCCACACTGGCGGTCTCAGTATCAGATCCTTTGAGGAGCGGTAGTGTGGCGCCATGGGAGACACAAATGGCACACCAAAAGATTGAGTAGATACGAGATAGGCCACACAAACAGTAATGCCAAGCGCCATACCTAATAAACCCATAAACCCTGCTAAAGCAATAAAGCCAAACCTTGCAATCCTTACCGCAAAATTAAAGCTGTTGGAAGGTATCGTGAACGAGGCTAAGCTAGCAAACCCAACAACTACAATCACAATCGGGCTGACCATCCCAGCTTCAATGGCGGCGAGACTAATAATGAGTGCCCCAATCAATGTCACGACTATACCCATCTTAGTTGGCATGCGGATACCCGCTTCTCTGATAATATCAAAAGTAACCTCTACTAAGAGCACTTCAAATAAAACTGGAAAAGGCACGTTTTCCCTCGTTCCCCCCATGGTTAGCAGGAGGTCTGTTGGCACCATCTCAACATGATAATTTAATACAGCTACAAACATGGCAGGGAGAAACAAAGCAGCAAAGAAAGCAATGAGTCTAATGATTCGCATCTGATTACCGAAGGCCCATCGCTGGTATTGATCTTCAGCCGTATGAAAGAAGGACCAAAATGTCACGGGAACAACCAGACATACTGGAGAACTGTCCATTAACAGGACGACATGACCTTCCTGAAGAAAGGAGGCCGCTCTGTCTGGGCGTTCCGTGTACAAAACAGTGGGTACAAGTGAATAAGGTTTATCTTCAATATATTGTTCTAACATTGATAAATTTTGTACGTGTTCAGCCGGAATGTCTTTTATTTTTTCTCTCACTTCTTTAAGGAGACCTGGCCTAACAAGTCCATCTATATACATCAATGATACTTCTGATTGAGTTTGACCTAAACGCATCGTATCTGTTACTAAATGTGAATGTTTTAATTGCTTTCTAATCAAAGAGCCATTCATTTCTCTTGACTCTACAAACGATTCACGTGGTCCTTTAATAACGATTTCCATTTCGGGCTCTGTCACACTTCTATGTTTAAAACCTACAGTGGGTACAGCGTAAGCTTTATTTTTACCTTCAAACAAGATGATCGTATGGCCTTGAAGTAATCGATGAATAACCTCTTCCAGTGTGTCATGGGACGTGTACTCTAATATTGTTGGTGTGGCTTCTATGCTCTCTTCACCCCACAGACCATCTTGAAGCTTTTGATCAGTGGATAAAGGTTTGATCACTTTGTCGTCAATGACGTTCTCATTGATTAGTCCTCTAATATAGATCACCACAAAAGTTTTTCCTTTATGAGGTACGCGGATTTTTCTTTCAATCAAATCTTGATTCGTAGGAGAGGAGAAAGCTTCCCTCAAGCCGATTATGTTTTGATCAAGTGTTGTGCCGATGTGTCTTGGCTGTCTTGACATGTTGTTTCACACTCCGTCTTTTTAAACCCTTGGTTCATTTATTACGGGTAGTTTTTCCTTTTTATTTCCAACTATTCGTTTTATTTACAATCAGTAGATTAAGTCAGGCTAACCACTTCCTTCAGTGTAATCACATGCGGTCAAAGAATAGGGTTGGGTTACCCACACATATATCACACCGTAAGAAACACATACTAGGAATGATTGTATATATTAGTTATCTGGAGGCGTCACAATGAAATTTTCCCCTATCACGCCATTTGAGCCTATCAGTACAGACGAATGGCCCTCAGGAGAACAATGGGTCAGTCAGGTCAAGTGGGATGGTGTCCGTATTCTCGTCTATTATGATGGTAAAGAGGTCAATATCTTTAACAGAAGACACAACAATCGTATCCTGCAATATCCTGAATTAGCCGATGTCCACGCCTATTGCAACGGGGGATCATTCATCTTAGACGGTGAGGTCATCGCATTAGATGAAGGTAAGCCCTCATTCCACAAGGTGATGAAAAGAGATCGTATACGTAAAAGTGACCGTGTCGCTTTAGCCCAAAAAGAAGTTCCGATCACCTATATGATATTCGACATCCTCTACTACAATGGTGAATGGATTACAAATAAGCCATTAGAGGAAAGACAACACATATTAACTGACATCATCACTGTGTCTGACACCGTGCAAGTGGTCAAGAACCATTCTCACCCCGAGGACCTATATCAAGTGGTGACAAAACATGATTTAGAAGGCATTGTGATGAAAGATATGCGAGGAACCTATACTATCGGAGGAAAAGATAAACGGTGGCAAAAAAGAAAGGTTTTTAAGGACCTTGTTGCTGTGGTTGGTGGTGTCACGTTCCGTTCAAAACAGGTTAACGCGTTACTTTTAGGTCTTTATGATGAACAAGAAAGATTACAGTATATTGGCCACGCCGGAACAGGGAAACTGACACAGCATGACTGGAAAAATATCACGAAAACAGCTGAAGCGTTACAGATAGAGACTCAACCGTTTGTAAATACACCAGAACGAAGCAAAGATGCCATGTGGGTTCAACCTGAACTCACAGTTAAAATTAATTTTATTGAATGGACAAAATCTCATACACTGAGACAACCAAGTATTCAATCGATCGTGAAAGCAGACCCCAAATCTTGCACCTTTGAACAAAATTAATCAAGTCCTCGTGTATAACCGCGTTTTATTTGACGAAACCTATACTTGAATGTGGGGGTTTTATATGACATTTAAAGAGTATTGGGAAGAGATTTACGATACAAACGATAAATTTAATCAGCTTATCGGTTTATTTTGGCAAGAGTATGCGCATATGGGAACTTGGCAATTTTGGGTTGTGGCTGGGTTATTTTTAGCCCCGCTGGTCCTGTTATATTTTACTGTAGACCGTAGACGAATATTTGAAATCTTTTTCTTTGGCTATACCGTTCATATATTTTGGGGCTATACAGATATTTTTCTCGGGAGATCAAACTACTTTATACACACCTACTTTTTAGCGCCTATGCTCCCCTTTGCCTTAAATATGACTGCATCGTTCCTTCCCGTTAGTTTTCTTCTTCTCTATCAATATTGTACCAATCATAACAAAAATTTTTACATATACGCCGCTATATTGAGTGCTGTGTTTTCTTTTCTTTTGGTCACCATTGAAGTCCAATTAGGATTAGCGGAGTTAAGAAAAGGAATCCGTATGTATCACATTTTCATCATCGACATTATTATTGTTTATTTCGCTTACGGGTTCACTCGATTGTGTGTCAAGTTAAGAAACCAAGCAATGGAATGACGTGTCATGGTACCCTATGTTAATCACTCATTCTAAATATGAATAACAGAGTTGAGAAATAACGAAGCTTACATAGGATGTGAAAGTATGGGGAGTCAGGCTCAAGATCAAAAAAAGGTT from Caldalkalibacillus salinus encodes:
- a CDS encoding Ger(x)C family spore germination protein, translating into MKKSVILTVVMLFSLTGCWDKAEIEQNAFPVTVGLDKGEGDSIDVTYEIANPREVSSVLTQGKPNEPSEIITLNAPDLLSAKDLVNTAIMKDVRLSHLKTIVISEELARSEAFTSIVQATLRDRQIRRNINMIVSRERAATFIRENNPELERRPHKFYELMVSRYMDTGLLPQATLYRYFDSLGENPSLFLAVYATASQFEPKPVDQADDLAAGELSKYGSNPVQILGSAVFKNGKMVSKLTGIETRLSLLLRPDTKADNLLSDFNDPKNKKYHIVTRLMKKEPTIIDIQLDQEVINVTVPVNIELLAVPSQIDYVNNIENKNLLIRAIENQLNESAKQIVKKTQEDFQADAFEWTRIVRQKFKTWEGYMNYSWEDHFPQYDVNVNFDVELMRFGKQLSPSQGGQ
- a CDS encoding GerAB/ArcD/ProY family transporter — its product is MRHQEDIVGVREFCALILITIGLKVADMTPVAMFPLGATATWLIPIVSVIVVFLSFLCLFRLLIASESVDVFDLVFKLTGQYMGFVISFLLFTFMFVTTVLYSRSFVNILNSMYFPTTPINVVFLIVFVCIWFVATRGFESVARTAWLVVPYMTLAFVVLILFIWQDLRWDHLFPWQGMGVGEITEGGIRYSFLFGEVLILAIFLPFVRKVGQYKQATLIGLGVVLVELVFYLAVYVAMYNYPSVETIPYPFQQLTRVVDLGPIFTNMEALFIGFWAIAFIVRLAIYLYTTVYIFAKTLKLDDMRPMVFPLAVIFVFIGILPESVLEIIYILRDSLLYQLNWLMILLLPFGLWLLSKMKGRHAV
- a CDS encoding spore germination protein, coding for MSRQPRHIGTTLDQNIIGLREAFSSPTNQDLIERKIRVPHKGKTFVVIYIRGLINENVIDDKVIKPLSTDQKLQDGLWGEESIEATPTILEYTSHDTLEEVIHRLLQGHTIILFEGKNKAYAVPTVGFKHRSVTEPEMEIVIKGPRESFVESREMNGSLIRKQLKHSHLVTDTMRLGQTQSEVSLMYIDGLVRPGLLKEVREKIKDIPAEHVQNLSMLEQYIEDKPYSLVPTVLYTERPDRAASFLQEGHVVLLMDSSPVCLVVPVTFWSFFHTAEDQYQRWAFGNQMRIIRLIAFFAALFLPAMFVAVLNYHVEMVPTDLLLTMGGTRENVPFPVLFEVLLVEVTFDIIREAGIRMPTKMGIVVTLIGALIISLAAIEAGMVSPIVIVVVGFASLASFTIPSNSFNFAVRIARFGFIALAGFMGLLGMALGITVCVAYLVSTQSFGVPFVSPMAPHYRSSKDLILRPPVWKQWLRPFNIHPQDPVRHQKGGSRR
- a CDS encoding RNA ligase family protein gives rise to the protein MKFSPITPFEPISTDEWPSGEQWVSQVKWDGVRILVYYDGKEVNIFNRRHNNRILQYPELADVHAYCNGGSFILDGEVIALDEGKPSFHKVMKRDRIRKSDRVALAQKEVPITYMIFDILYYNGEWITNKPLEERQHILTDIITVSDTVQVVKNHSHPEDLYQVVTKHDLEGIVMKDMRGTYTIGGKDKRWQKRKVFKDLVAVVGGVTFRSKQVNALLLGLYDEQERLQYIGHAGTGKLTQHDWKNITKTAEALQIETQPFVNTPERSKDAMWVQPELTVKINFIEWTKSHTLRQPSIQSIVKADPKSCTFEQN